GAGGATATACAACATTGCTTGTTCACTTGCACTAGATCGCTGGAAGTTTGGGCTGCTCTAGGCTTGGAGGAAGTCATTATGAAAGCTATGATGGAATATTGCTCGAGATCTGTTACTATGGAAATTTTAGAAAGAAACCACACAAACTGTGGGGACCTACCAATGGCGGAGCTGATTGTTGTCGCAGCGTGGTATATCTGGTGGCAACGGCACCAGGCTTGTGAAGGGTGAGACTATCCTATCGCCGGATCGTACAAGTGTTTCTATCAAAGTATTGGCCACAAACTTTATGAGAGCAGCGTGTCACAATTAACCTGTTCGAAAGCGTGACCACATGTGGAAGAGACCGCCTTAGGGTTTCATTAAAGTCAATGTGGACGCTGCATTTCATCATGACAGCCAATCAGGTGCCACGGGAGTTGTTGCACGTGATGATAAGGGGGATTTTCTGGCTGCAGCTAGCTGGTTTTTACCACATGTTAACAATGTTGATTGTGCAAAATTGAGTGCTATTTATAATGGGCTCTATCTGCAGCAAACGTTGGAGGTACCTGAGTGATTGTTGAATCATCTAGTACATTTGCGGTGCAAACCTTAAATCAGCACGAGGACTACTTCGGCCTTGAGTTGTGATAGTAAGGGAATGCCATAACCTTGCTAATGATTTTGGGACAGTTTCGTACGATCATTGCTTCCATGAAGCAAATGAGGTAGCAGATTCTCTAGCAAAACATTGCTTCAGCTCTAGAGCTTCCTCACTTTGAGATTTTACCCCTCCAGACTGTATTCCTCATATGCTTGTAAATGACCTATCTATTATTTGAGAAATAAAGTCATATTATTGTAAAAAAAGTATTTCCTGCAAGCAGAGCTGAACAAGATTGAACCAAAGAACCTGTGGCTATTGATAGATGAATCAACTACTATTCAAATTTCTTGATTATGTTAGTCCACGATCCAAGTCATGAATGCCACAACATCCTGTCCAGGCCTAGTGTGCATGACCCATCTGAATGCGCTTGCGTTGTTGCAGATCACTGGCCGCCGTACTGCCGGCCGCCCATCACGGTCACACGCACTTGTGCTTCTGCCAATAGGGTCTGTGAGAAGTTCGCTATGCACAAGAGAACTATACGTTCCCGCCGATGATGAGACAATGAGATAGAGGCGGATTAGGATCTAACTAGCAATCCGTGCATTGACAGTTCCATATTAGATAGTAGTATTTGATTCCATAACttcacatgcatcacatacattGCAACACGTGCATAACCTTGTAGGCGGCTCAAGGCATTTGAcaaatatatttattatataaccaCTAGGAAGTAGGAACACATTCGCTAATGGTGCATGATACTAGTTCACGTACAACTGGGCAACACTGCGAAAAATGGTGCGCTACATATATACAACTTATATACACAGAGCTAGCATGCATTATTCAAAAGAGCAACATCCTAGTGTAATCCTCCAGGACGGGGAGCCTCTGCTCATTGTCATAGCCATACATGATGCTGACCATCCTTGCGAAGTTGAGAGACGCCCCAATGAAGCTAGGTGGTAGTGTGGACATTGTGTTAGAGAAGCATTCCCTGTTTAGATCCTCCCATTCACCCGCGATCATATCCAACATGTGcttctccgcatcagcatgaggGTTTTCTCTCTGGTACAAATCCTTGTATGATCCGTCGAGCCCTTCTTGCAACTCATCCTGCATGGGACGAATAATTTCTTTTCAGATCAGCCTAATTTTGGGAATGTCAATTTGGATGCACACCACCAGAATATGGTACGAGTGTAAATATATTAGTATTACTAATCATATAGTCTTGTGTGATAAAATTCTTGATGTATTCTGACCTTTGCACTCCTCATGTCATCCCAGAGCCTCATGATCTTTGCAGGGCAGGATATGACCCTAAGTATGTGGTCATTGTTGTCCTCTGTTAAATCATGCCCTAGCATGAATAAAAGATGCATAAATAAAAGTGGTGCTCCTGAAGTGATGATGCCATTTCTTAGGTAGTCCTTTGATGTAGGGATCTGATTAGTGGATAGCCATTTTCCCTCGATCATGAATCCATCAAACAAAGATACCCACTGCAAGGAAaaaaatgcatggatgcaattagtCAAACAAAGATGCCCACTCCAAGGAAGGCATGAATGCAATTCTTCCAGTGTTATTTTCTTATATTTTATTTTAATACAATTAGTTAcaaggtatatggtgcaaagaaatATGTGAGGTGGTACTATTAATATATTTAGTTGATTAGACAAATTAaactaaaaaaattgaaaaaccatTCAAGTAGACATACTGCTTTCTTGAGGTGATTGATAGGGTTAAATCCATGCTCTTTTCTGACCATATCGGCAATATCATTTGTGATGGTGTAAAGAGCCTTGTAACATGATATCATGTAACTCGGTAGTGACTCAGCAGCTGCAAGATCCCACCTGTCAAAATGTGCACTTTGTGTGTGAAACTTCTATAACAGTATATGTTATTATGCATATGGTCTCAACTAACCCATGAGTTTGGTTATACCATTAGCAAAAATATGTCATTTTGTGCATAAGTAGCTTTCAATATGCAATGCTTTATCTTTTTTGTATGAATATATATGAATAATTATAAAGCTACCAACATATGGAATTATTTCTCGTAACCTAATGTTTATGTTAGACCAGTCCTAACATCTCTATATTCATGATCTCTCAAAATTAAAGAATTTTTAATGTTCAATTGGACATATTTAAGATGTCATTTATTTATGTATTATACTTCATTCCTAAAGTGCAGTGTTGTTGTTTATTATGGGAACATCAATGCTCACATTTTGATCGCCTCATTAAAGAGAGAGAGCTCCTCTTGTGTGGCGACAAGATCAAAGATGTCATCCACAATGTAGACCATTGATATAACCTTTGTGGCCTCAACCCGATATCTAGAGAAGGATAAACCGTCGAGGATAGTCATGGACCACATGTACCATTTCAGAACTTGGTACCTTGCAGCTGGTATTTCTTGAGCCAGTCCCAGATCAATCCACCATCTGTGTGAAAATGAAGTTTTCATAGTAAAAAAGAACCACACCATTAATTGTGCGAATACATGACCAATGAAAAATATTAATCTATAAATTCCAAGTGAGTTCTCTCTTGTCAATAGGTAGGTGGACAAATTTCCAGAATAACTAATAATGGAAGGGGTGTAGTTTAATATGTTTATACCTCTTAACCTCTTGCATTTCCCTTTGAT
Above is a window of Triticum aestivum cultivar Chinese Spring chromosome 6B, IWGSC CS RefSeq v2.1, whole genome shotgun sequence DNA encoding:
- the LOC123133529 gene encoding S-(+)-linalool synthase, chloroplastic-like gives rise to the protein MAAAHVCFSLSSAPLHLPALPVARNGGRSGQNRGLFRPSTVIYPGREPVFHELSDDFDFQKSLSNVQALLHQHLKIRKGMLSTVDHLKRLCIDHYFHDEIDNIMDSCVNLIHSDDLLDATLSLRLMREAGYSFSADDVLRKFTNNNGDFKLRHSKDLRGLLSLQDMSHLNMGEASLYKAKEFSSKHLKFAIKYLEPNLARYVMKSLDHPYHVSLMQYKARHHLSYLQNLPTRHTAIETLALAEFQIKKLQHQREMQEVKRWWIDLGLAQEIPAARYQVLKWYMWSMTILDGLSFSRYRVEATKVISMVYIVDDIFDLVATQEELSLFNEAIKMWDLAAAESLPSYMISCYKALYTITNDIADMVRKEHGFNPINHLKKAWVSLFDGFMIEGKWLSTNQIPTSKDYLRNGIITSGAPLLFMHLLFMLGHDLTEDNNDHILRVISCPAKIMRLWDDMRSAKDELQEGLDGSYKDLYQRENPHADAEKHMLDMIAGEWEDLNRECFSNTMSTLPPSFIGASLNFARMVSIMYGYDNEQRLPVLEDYTRMLLF